From Bermanella sp. WJH001:
GATTCATCAACTGGTTAATAAACTACGCGAATACCGCCATGAGTTAGCACAGGTTATGAGTCTATCAATGGGCATGCCATTACACCTCGCAGGGGAAGTGCAGGTGGATGATCAAATCGATATTTTAGAAACCTATGTGAAGCGTACACAATTAATGGATGAAATTAAAACCATAGGCAATGCAAAAATTCTAAAACAACCCATTGGTGTCTGTGCTTTGATTAGCCCGTGGAATTATCCATTGAATCAACTGGTGGGTAAAATGGCTCCCGCACTGGCCGCTGGTTGTACCATGATTGTAAAACCGTCCGAGCAAACATCCCTGCAAGATTTTATCGTTGCAAAAGCTTGCGACGAAATTGGTTTACCAAAAGGTGTGTTTAATCTTGTACCTGGAAGCGGCCCAGAAGTGGGTGCCGCGCTATCGGCACACCCTGATATACAACTCATTTCATTTACGGGTTCAACCCGCGCCGGTATTCACATTGCACAAAATGCGGCACAAAATGTGAAACGAGTGGTGCAAGAGTTAGGTGGAAAATCCCCGCTTATTATTGATAAAGGCTGTGATATCGAAGCGGCTGTGCAATATGGCATGGATGACGTGCTCATCAATACGGGTCAAACCTGCACGGCATACAGTCGTTGGTTGGTTCACACAGATATTGCACAAGCAGTTATTGCATTAGCCAAACAAAAAGCAGAAGCGGTTGTGATTGGTAGTGGGCCGGATGCGTTTATGGGGCCAATGGTAAGCCAAGCACAACAGCAACGTGTATTAAACTATATTGAGCGTGGCATAAAAGAAGGGGCCATGCTGGTCACCGGTGGATTAGAAAAACCAGCCGGAATTGATAAAGGCTTTTATGTATCGCCGACGATTTTTGCAAATGTAAGCAATGATATGGTCATTGCCCGCGAAGAAATCTTTGGCCCTGTGATTTGTATTATTGAATACGATACCATTGAACAAGCTATTGAACTGGCTAACGATACTCCCTATGGCCTAGCCGCAGCGGTTTATGCCAAAGACAAAACACTGGGTTTTGATGTGGCCAAACACATTGATGCAGGCATGGTGTATGTGAATGGTGGTCGCTATAATATAGAGGCTCCCTTTGGTGGTATGAAACAAAGTGGTAATGGCCGTGAATTTGGTGATGAAGGTTTGCATGAATATGTGGAGTTAAAAGCCATTCACGTGGATGAGTATGACTGATAAGTGAGCTATGGATTTTTCAAT
This genomic window contains:
- a CDS encoding aldehyde dehydrogenase family protein, which produces MQDYSQLYINGQWISSSGQQTFEVINPATEEVCANVVMGTKQDVDQAVIAATAAFKTWSKTSSEYRAQMIHQLVNKLREYRHELAQVMSLSMGMPLHLAGEVQVDDQIDILETYVKRTQLMDEIKTIGNAKILKQPIGVCALISPWNYPLNQLVGKMAPALAAGCTMIVKPSEQTSLQDFIVAKACDEIGLPKGVFNLVPGSGPEVGAALSAHPDIQLISFTGSTRAGIHIAQNAAQNVKRVVQELGGKSPLIIDKGCDIEAAVQYGMDDVLINTGQTCTAYSRWLVHTDIAQAVIALAKQKAEAVVIGSGPDAFMGPMVSQAQQQRVLNYIERGIKEGAMLVTGGLEKPAGIDKGFYVSPTIFANVSNDMVIAREEIFGPVICIIEYDTIEQAIELANDTPYGLAAAVYAKDKTLGFDVAKHIDAGMVYVNGGRYNIEAPFGGMKQSGNGREFGDEGLHEYVELKAIHVDEYD